ATGAGCTGATTAATGAGCAGGATATCGCCACCCTAAAGAGCCAGATCCTAGCGACGCATCTCACGGTGTCCCAATTGGTGTCAACGGCCTGGGCCTCGGCTTCGACTTACCGTGACTCGGATAAGCGCGGTGGGGCCAATGGTGCTCGCATTCGTCTAGCCCCCCAGAAAGATTGGGAAGCGAACCAGCCCACCCAATTGGCAACGGTGCTCCAGACCTTGGAAGCTATCCAAACCACCTTTAACCATTCGCAGGTTGGCGGCAAGCGAATTTCCCTGTCAGACCTGATCGTTCTCGGGGGCTGTGCGGGGGTTGAGCAAGCCGCGAAAAATGCTGGTTGGTACGATATCAAAGTTCCCTTTAAGCCTGGACGAACGGATGCAACCCAGGCCCAAACAGATGTTGACTCCTTTGCTGTCCTAGAGCCGAGAGCAGATGGTTTTCGCAATTACCTAAAAGGGCACTATTCTGTTTCTGCAGAAGAGCTGTTGGTGGATAAGGCCCAGTTATTGGCCTTGACGGTCCCTGAAATGACGGTGCTCGTCGGTGGTCTGCGGGTGTTGAATGCCAATGTGGGCCAGGCTCAGCATGGTGTCTTTACCCAACGGCCTGAAAGTCTCACCAATGACTTCTTCTTGAACTTGCTGGATATGGGCGTGACCTGGAAGGCTGCTTCTGAGGCTGAAGATGTGTTTGAAGGATGCGATCGCAATACCGGTGCACTCAAGTGGACGGGAACTCGTGTAGACCTAATCTTCGGTTCCAACTCCCAACTCCGTGCCCTGGCGGAAGTCTATGGATGTGCGGACTCCCAGAAGCGATTTGTCCATGACTTTGTGGCGGCCTGGGATAAGGTGATGAATCTCGATCGCTTCGATCTAGCTTAGTCTCGGCTTAAATACCGCGATTTCGATTTGGTAGTCCTGTAGATTTCTCCCGGCCTGCAGGGCTACTACATGTATAGATGCTCTGGTGTATTTGCTATATATCGCTGAGATAGCAAGCTCAAAACTTCGTTGAGCATGCCAGTGAGATCTACAGGCCTTGCCATGGACTTAGACGAATCCGGCCACCATCAACAAGCAAGTCTTCTCCCGTAATGTATGAAGCATCCTCACTGGCGAGAAATAGGACCACCTTGGCAATTTCTTCTGGCTGCCCCAATCGCTGCATGGGAATTTCGTTCTGGAGTGCTGCGATCATCTCCTGATCGAATTCCCCCGTCATCTCGGTATCAATCACACCCGGACTAATGGCGTTGACGCGGATATTGCGTGATATCAGTGAACTGGCTAGCGATCGTGCCAACTGGCTCACTGCTGCCTTAGTGGCGGCATACACCGTCAAATTAGCTAACCCCTGGTGCTGGGTCAGGGATGCATTGAGCACAATAGCACCCCCATCGTTCATATGTGGCAAGGCCTGCTGAGCAGTAAAGAAGACTCCCTTGAAGTTGACGCTGACAATTTGATCAAACGTCTTTTCATCCACATCACCGAACCCTGTAGGCGTCCCAATTCCAGCATTAGCGAAAACGATATCTATTTTGCCGAAACGATCCCTTACCTGTGTATAGAGCTGATCTAGGTCAGATATCTTTGAAACATCCACAGCGACTGTGAGGAGCCGATCTCCGGCATTCAGATTCTGAGCCGTTTTAATCAGTTTTTCCTGCGTGCGTCCACAGATGGCAACATTGGCTCCTTCTGCTAGGAACGCCTTTGCTGCTGCAAGTCCCATTCCACTGCCACCCCCTGTGATGACAACAGTTTTATTTTTGAATCTCATGTCATTCTCCTGGTTCTAAAGACCACCATCCACACAAATTTGCTGTCCAGTCACCCATCGACCTAAATCAGAGGCAAGGAAGAGGACCGCTCGTGAAATATCTTCAGCGGTTCCCAGTTCACCAAACGCAGCTTGACTTGCCATCCATTGCGTCTGCTCCTCTGGCGTGTCAGCCACCCAATCCGTAGCGGTGTAGCCCGGTAGTAGGCTGTTGACGGTAATTTTCTTAGGGCTAAGTTCTCTCGCCCAAGTTCTTGTAAATTGCTCTAGAGCTCCTTTGGACGCTGCATAAATACTCGATATGGGTACATAATGCTGGGTCGAACCAGATGAAAGATTAATAATTCTGCCGCCATCGGGTATTAGCTTCACCATCTTTTGCACCAGAAAAAAGGGGCCTTTGACGTTAGTAGAGAAGAGCTGCTCAAACTCATCTTCTGTCACTTCTCCAAAGGGCTTGCTCACAAACCTACCGGCATTGTTGATCAGAATATCGACCTTGCCAAACTCTGTTTCCAAGGTTTGGGTGAGCTGGTTGATATCCTCTAGGTTTGAGACATTGGATTGATAGCCTTTAATCTTTCCTAAACTTGATAATTCATTTTCTAAAGCTTTTGCTTTTTCAGCACTGCTCACGTACGTGAAGGCCACTGACACTCCTTGGCTCATGAAGTCTTTGACAATTGCTTTGCCAATTCCCCTAGACCCTCCGGTAACCAACGCAACTTTATCTTGTAGCTTCAATTTGTCTGTATTCATTGTTTGTCCTTGTGAAATGACGAATTTTTCCAGCTCAAGGGTGGGCGGATCAACTTCTCTGAGGGTGGCGTTCAATACCTTTCGCGATAATTTCTGGATGGACATTGTGAGGAATAGGCCATCCCCGCTCCCAGAAGTAAATGTTGATTTCAACGGTGTTATCGGCAACATCCCAGCGCCTAACTTTGCCGTCTTGGATAGTCAAAATCATCGTTTCAATAGATGTGCCTTCTCGCCCCGTTGGCTGCATTCCCATAAATTCTTGGGCATGCTTCCAATGCAGGCATACCGTAAAGAAGCCTCGACCATTGCCTGTTTCATCAATGGCCTCAAATTCATCGACTAAATCAATGCGAGACTGTAGCGCTTCAATAAATTGTGTGGCCCAGCTTTTGAGGGCGTCACGACCGTGGATATTACGGCCCATTGTTGAATTGACTAACACTTCCTCTGCCACGAGCGCATCCCAGCGATCAACCTCTCCGGATTGAAAGGCGTCGTATAGCTTACGCACAAATGGATACTGGATGGTCATATTCTTGCCTCACTCTTAAAAATCTAAGAACTTGGTTGTCGTCCACCCAGGCGCCGCTCTGATGCGCTCGGTAGTACATTGACGGAAGGGGTTGCATAGGGACCCAGTTTCATACCACCTATCATGAAGCGGATAAAGTCGCCCAGGGATTCCAACAAGCGGGCACTACGCAGTGGACCACAGTCAATGGGATTAAACCCAATCTCGCTAGCTAACGTCATTGCAGTTTGCCGTGCCGCAGGATGGTCACCGCAGACATAGGCCGAAACCTGATGCTCTTTGAGTGGTTGAGGTGATAGCTCAAAGACTTCTTGGGCCATGGTATTGAAGGCTTTGATGACATGGGCATTGGGAATGTCTGCCGCTAACTCTTCGGCTAAAGATTCCGCCATCAAAGGACCGTAGGCAAACCCTTCAGGAATATCGCGATTGTTGCAGTCGAGGATCACTTTGCCAGATAAGCTCTCGGTCGACGACAAAATGGCGGATGGCATCACACCTCGTACTGAGTAAAAGATCACCTCACCAAATTCAGCCGCCTCATCATTGGTGCCACTCTGAGTGTTGTGGCCTGCAAATTCAGCCACGGATTTTGCTCTGTTCGGATCCCGTGACCCCCAAAAGACTTCGTGTCCCTGCTCCGCCCAGAGAATACCGAGGGATCTCGACATGTTGCCGGTCCCAATCAATCCAATTTTCATGACGTTTCTCTCAGATCCTGATCAATCATGGGTTCACACGGATTAACTTGTGTGTCTACTGACTAGACTTCTGGTAAGTAACAAATCCTCTTCTCCAATCGGTGTATGAGTTGATCGAGGTAATATTTCCGCCATCAACGCGGTGGTTGGTACCACTAATGAAATCTGCAAAAAGACTGGCTAGATAGGCCACCCAACTTATGGAATTGGACAATGCACGTCATTGCTTTTTCTCCCGTTGATGCTTGCTCTGATCGCTGATTCGTGATGTGTCATAGCTGCTACTGGATCAATATCGCTGCAGCCGTTATGAATAAATAGGTTGATGTTCTATCGGTAGACTAAAGAGCTTCCATGAATTAGTCAAACGCATGAAATTGATATTAGACATTAATTTCATGCATGTGTTATTCCACTCCAACGGGTTTTCCCTCAATTTTGACTCGGGAATAGTA
The Acaryochloris marina S15 genome window above contains:
- a CDS encoding SDR family NAD(P)-dependent oxidoreductase; this translates as MRFKNKTVVITGGGSGMGLAAAKAFLAEGANVAICGRTQEKLIKTAQNLNAGDRLLTVAVDVSKISDLDQLYTQVRDRFGKIDIVFANAGIGTPTGFGDVDEKTFDQIVSVNFKGVFFTAQQALPHMNDGGAIVLNASLTQHQGLANLTVYAATKAAVSQLARSLASSLISRNIRVNAISPGVIDTEMTGEFDQEMIAALQNEIPMQRLGQPEEIAKVVLFLASEDASYITGEDLLVDGGRIRLSPWQGL
- a CDS encoding SDR family NAD(P)-dependent oxidoreductase, whose protein sequence is MNTDKLKLQDKVALVTGGSRGIGKAIVKDFMSQGVSVAFTYVSSAEKAKALENELSSLGKIKGYQSNVSNLEDINQLTQTLETEFGKVDILINNAGRFVSKPFGEVTEDEFEQLFSTNVKGPFFLVQKMVKLIPDGGRIINLSSGSTQHYVPISSIYAASKGALEQFTRTWARELSPKKITVNSLLPGYTATDWVADTPEEQTQWMASQAAFGELGTAEDISRAVLFLASDLGRWVTGQQICVDGGL
- a CDS encoding ester cyclase; this translates as MTIQYPFVRKLYDAFQSGEVDRWDALVAEEVLVNSTMGRNIHGRDALKSWATQFIEALQSRIDLVDEFEAIDETGNGRGFFTVCLHWKHAQEFMGMQPTGREGTSIETMILTIQDGKVRRWDVADNTVEINIYFWERGWPIPHNVHPEIIAKGIERHPQRS
- a CDS encoding NADPH-dependent F420 reductase, with product MKIGLIGTGNMSRSLGILWAEQGHEVFWGSRDPNRAKSVAEFAGHNTQSGTNDEAAEFGEVIFYSVRGVMPSAILSSTESLSGKVILDCNNRDIPEGFAYGPLMAESLAEELAADIPNAHVIKAFNTMAQEVFELSPQPLKEHQVSAYVCGDHPAARQTAMTLASEIGFNPIDCGPLRSARLLESLGDFIRFMIGGMKLGPYATPSVNVLPSASERRLGGRQPSS